The Oncorhynchus nerka isolate Pitt River linkage group LG12, Oner_Uvic_2.0, whole genome shotgun sequence genome contains the following window.
CCTGGGCTGCATCGATGTAGTTGATGAGTTCCAGAGGCTCCTGCAGGGTCTTACTCATCTCAAACGGCAGCTTCTCTATGGCTCCGACATACTTCACCCTGAACTCGGCACACGTCTCTGACGCAGCACTGTTACCTAAAGTTCACAGTTCAATCATCCGTCGGCATTAACCACTGGGTCATGAAGATGTTCATTAGGCATCAAATGAAAGAAAAGGaagtgaaacagggagggactaccaaCAAGACACACATTTTAGTCTATATATCTTGAAATATTTTGTTGCATGCCCTACAATGCACAAGAGCCAGTTCTGAGCCAGTTCTGAAAGGACTTGACATGTACAGGCAATATTGTTGGAACCTTTCCGGCCCCTTCATCTGACTGTTAGTGAATAGgaaggaaaggagatgaggaaaCTAGCCGAGGTCATTTCAGAGAATTGAGATGTGGCCATGGTTGTAGGTTTTCTTACCTGAGCTCTTGGTCGAGTCTGTGTCGAGGCTAGCTACAGTACTGGACCTGGAGAGACCTCCCAAACTGGAGTCGACtgactgaagggaggagagagaaaagcacACCATCTCACCATATTGTCTTGAGAAATGTTACATGATCGGCTGAAACGTTGACCAAATCGCAGAGAAACACATACTCCAACCACTAATGAATAGAGTTTAAGTGAAAAATGTGAAAATAACTCGAGCAGACGTCAATTCAGGAGTCCTTGACAGCATGCAAGACCTCCTTAATAAACGGAGTCATGTACCCATCAGCAATGTAATCAGAGAGGACAGCTGTGCAGTAAGTGAATCGATGGTAACAAAGAGTCATTTCTCCATCCGATCAATTCCGCCCCGTCGGCTCAACCATCTTAGCACTTGTTTGTTATTCACCAGATGGGAAGGCATCTCGTATGAGACGTGATTACTTTGTCCAGTCAGAGCTCACTTTTAACATGAATAAAAGCCACTGTCAGATGTGAGGGATCTTCTAATGAGGTTACAATCGGTCTGTCCGACTATCTGTCTGCCTGCCCGTCTGTCTGCCTCCAGTATTTTATGACTGCGGCTGCTTTTGTATTCTAAGACTGTACCCTGTTGTCTCCATGGTGAGAGAGACTATGTAGACTGTTGAACGCCACACAAGGGAAGCGCAAAGGAAGCTCCCTATTGGAGGACTAGGTGGAGCTTCTGATTACAGCTATCCTCTTCAGATCAACTGGAGGGCATCAAGGGACGAGAGAAGATCCACATTTTCTGGGTTTGGAATGTAGACCACGACAGTGtagtctgtaatgtaatgtataggATGGCCCACCTTGCTCTTGGTACTGATCTCACTGCTCTgggagctgctgctgctgtgacGCTTTTTGACCTTCCGGAACATTCTTCACCATGACGCCAACACTCCACCAGCCCCCAGCTCCCTTGCAGACACCACTGTCTGGTGAAGACAAGGAGATTTTGTTGTGATGGTCCCAGCACTACACAGGGCAATCCATGTGAATGGGCTTGTGGTCTACAGAGAATAGAGAATGAGATGAACCCTTCCACCAGTTGTAATTACAAAGTTATTACAAAGAATAGTAACATTTACCTCCGAAATAAAACAGAATAATTTTGAAATATCGTGTATGAAATGGAATTCCATACATAAATATTGTGTGACATTATGAGACTAACAGCTGCCACAGTGAATGCATAATATTCAAGTCCTGCATACTACCACTCCCACCGTCACAACTTTCTCCAACTTATTAAGAATCAACAGGCTGACACGCGCGTCCCTGCCAATGGTGTCTGGAGTCGGCTGGCACTCAATGAAAGTCCATTGTCCGGAACTTTGTCAATGAATGCCCCGTGTAACGGAAACCGGTTGCTATGATAAACAATTTACCCCACCCACACCCTTATCGACGTATCCGCTCACGCTCTAAAAAGGTTGAAATGATCGTGCATTTTTACAGAAAATGGCAAACGGGAGCACtacgcacaaacacacagggcATACCTCAGTTTGAAACTTGTTCTAAGCCAGTTGAGGGCTGTTTTGGGGGGGGTGTTGTTCATCAAAGGAGCAGGGCTGTGGCTCTTTCTGTGTAGGCGAGAGTGCGACTCGCAAAGACACTTCACTTCCTCTGCAGTTCCACCCAACACCACATTAAAGGGGACGCAACTTAGTTCTGTTTGTATCAATATTGTCAACTTTGTTACTTTGTAACAAATAACGAGGCCGCTCACCCACAGTGCAACGTTGTAACAGAGTATGAACATTAATTGATACTTTTGTTTCAGCTGCCACAAACGAGTCTACGGtgtgatgtttttttttaaaccgtGATTGAATTGAGCGCTAAAACTAAAAAGTTCTAAACCCATGTATATTCAGTATCTATCAATCAAAATATGAAAACGTTTTCTAAGATGAGAAAATCGTGTAATTAGGTCGGAACTAAAAAGATGGCTTGAGTGTTCTTCGGTCTTGTTTTGACGACATGTGTGCGCCAGACGGAAGTTCATACAAACATAGGTCTGGAGGGAAAACTCAATGGAGAGCATCATCATGATCCAGGTCCTGTTTTTATTATATAAATACTGTACTACTGCTATGAACGTACCACTAGAATACGTTACTTCTGCAGCGCGGCTGTAAAACGTAAAGCAGATATATCGGAAACCCACGGAGAATAGGGACCAGTGTTGTGCCGAAAatcatcaccccccccccctcccttctaatttccttaattttgtggctAGTGTCGAACAACCATGGCTGAATTATTATCCTTACACTTTCAAAAGTCGTAGTCGAATAAGATATGGGAGAGATTACGAATTTAGGCAAAGATatttatttatagactaatacaAATCAGTAGCGGATTTAGGTACGGGCGACATCTTACCGGGGTCGGCACTATCGGGCCCGGGTGCGGGCGGGCGCTGAATGGGGGGTTCGCCCAGCTTAACACGCCGGGCGCTGAATGGGGGTTCGCCCAGTTTAACACGCCGGGCACGTCCTTGGTGCAGCCATGATCGAGATTTCTGGAGCTAAGGTAGGGAGTGGATTGAAGTATTGTGATGATTGAACTTCTTAACTTGTGTTTCGGTTTCCTCTGAAGTACACAACTGTACACAATGTACTTACTGtatgttgtgatattgttgtGTTGCAGTTTTTCTATTCTAATGCCCGTCTCTAGTCATCATAATGACAGTCCTCTGTGTTGGGGGTGAATTATTCAACAACaactaattctctctctccctagctgtATTCTCTCGCCAGGAGGACAGACATCTAATGGCAGCCGAAGTCCCCAGTGTCAAACCTGACATCCTCCTCATATTATGTAACCAATAGTCAGTAAGCACTGTGATATTTTGTCCTTTACACATTGGCAGATGGGTTcaaacatttctctctctctctcatccacatACAGCACTCACGTCCAAGAAAAAAATGGAGGTGTGCGAGGCTCGCTTCTGTAACACGGTCCATGACATAGTGAACAGGGAAGCCCACTGTCTCATATGGTCGTTATATCCATATTCCACATATGGATCAATATGTCTGGGAGATTAGCTTGGGAGACACCAATTAAAACCGCTCTCAATGATGAAGCTGGGTCCCAGACTCGACCTTTCCCTGTCTCTGAGGTTTCGTCCCCACTCGGTCTCTCCAGAGTATGCACCACTTTGACAACATAGGTCCCGGTGCGGTGATGGTGTCTCCGGGTATGATGCAGAGCGGCCTGTCCAGGGAGCTGTTTTGAGAGGTGGTGCACCGACAAGAGGAACGGAGTCCTCATCGCAGGCTAACGTGTGGAGGGGACCTTGGCCATGACTTAGCATGTATGGCTAAGTCATACAATCATACAGTCTTTTAGCCTGAGTGCCAGCATGTTTCTGCTTTAGCCAGGCTGGCATTGTCTACAACAAGGTAATAATGCACTGTAGCGTCATTAACAGGCTATTGTTCACACGTTGTTCCCGCAATGGAGCCTGGTTCTTCTGACTGTATCcataggtagactagtggttagagcattggactagtaactgaaaggttgccagatcgaatccccgggctgacaaggtaaaaagctgtcgttctgcccctgaacaaggcagttaacccactgttcctagaccagttaacccactgttcccctgaacaaggcagttaaccctctgttcctaggccgtcgttgaaaataagaatttgttcttaaccgacttgcctatttaaataaaggtcaaataaaatgttCCCTAGACTACACAGACCTGGCCATGAGCACAGTGAAACAGACCCAGGCCATCACATTCGCTAGACCCTACTCTGTGCTAGTGGGTCAGCTGACAAACATCATTGAGGATTTGGAAGCTACAGAAAAGACCCTCAAGAACATCACACTGGTGCATGAGGCAGGCATGGTGACGCTGGAGGTGAGCATGTTGTAGTCTGGGTCTTGTTCCTTAAGCACCAAACGGAAGAgaatggactgaaacagggagggactacctagACGTGACTAACGTTTTCTGCTGCAAAACGTTCTCTcatgtgccctaatgaacatgacacAATGatgttcacatcaggcaatgcagTATCTTGCAGTATCAATAACAATGTATTTGTGGTGTCTGAGATTGTTGAGAAACTGGAATGttttcatccatgtttctcacgCCGTCCACTAGTTTATTGCCCACCCGTTGAATGACATGCACACTGATGCAGTCACTACTGTTGTGTTGGAAGTCCAGTCTAACCCTAAAGCTCAGAAAGGTGTGGCCATTGACCTTGACCTTTACCAGTATCCACTTGCCTTAATTGTCCCTTCCGGGGAATAAATCAagttttattgttttgaaacaatCACACAAACATGTACGCACAGCTATTTTAAAGAAGGTCTCTCTGAACAAGACGAAGGACCTGGCAGTGCAGCCTTCTCTACGACGCTCTCAACCCTGTCGTATGAGGGGTACAACCAGAGACATACATAATTGGGTTCAAAGAACCCCTGAAAGGGGTCATCCTGCAGCTACCTGAAGCAGTTGTCTGTTCCTCCGCAGACGTCCAACCCCCGTGCCTGATAGTTGTTTAATCCTAGGATCATATTACCGTCCGAAATCTACGTTAATCATTAGGGGGGGAAATGTCATCCTACTCCGCCTTACTCTCACTGATACTTCTAGAATGGATAGACTACTTGAGGGACAGCAGTAGCTGTCTGGATCTGGTTACGCTATTAAAGTTAACTGCATTCTGTAACTAAGCATTGAGATGCATGGCTCAAATGCACTGATTTGTTTGGACATTTTGTAGGGAAAAAAAATCTGATAAATATTGGGTATAGAAACAGCCAAATAGTGTTTGATCAGCAGTATTATCAGTGATAGTGAACTGAAAGCAAGCAGGTGTGGTTGCTGAgttaattaatcaattaacatcccatcgtGCTTagtgtcatgtataaaaatgctgggcaggccattattttggctaccatggctatgcccccataggatgacaaggcccccatccacagggcacgagtggtttgatgagcatgaaaactatacaaaccatatgccatggctgtcTCGGTCATCTGATCTCAACCCAACTGACCACttgtgggagattctggagtggtgcctgagacagtgttttccaccgccataaacaaaacaccaaattaaggAATTTCCTGTGGAATAATGGTGTttacatccctccaatagaattcgagacacttgtagaatctatgccaagatgCATTAAAGTTGGTCTGGCTCGTGGtgccccaacgccctattaagacactttaggTTGGTTCTGTATCTATGTTTGGAATGTTGTTTGAAAACTTGTTGTGATCTTTGTTTTATGTCATTATGAAAGTTTAATTATTTTACAGTAAAGAAATGCATGTCATTCATCAAAATagtgaaataaacaacaaaaagGCGACTTGTCAAATTATTTtactctattattattattattattttcaccTTCCACCTCCACACGGTAGATGGCGCAATTTAGCATGCGAACGTCTATCATTCAGTCAGCactgctttcatttctaaatctGAAAGTATAACTTTAGCTCTCGGCTCAACATTTGTACTAGCTAGCAATGTCCAAAATCAAGAACATAATTTGGCCTCAAGTGATTTTATTTGGCGACTCGATCACACAGGTACATTTTCTCATTCAGAAACAATCTGTTTGCAGGGTTTCGTCCATTTACAAATcgggttagcttgctagctagcaatttgaCAGTTCACCTCTCACTTCTTGTTGATTTGTTTCAGTTTTCATTCCAACCGAATGGATGGGGTTCCGAAATTGCAAATCAACTAGCCAGGTGAGTCATTTTACATTTTCGCACATGGAATACTTTTAAATAGTTGCACTCACCATTCCTACATGCTTTTCATAGGGATGGCAGGTTGCCCATAGTCGTGCCATGTCATTTCAGGAAGCCCATGACACCTCCCCATCACAGATTGTTCAGAAAtggtttctgtagttagaaacataAGACCAGCATTCCTGCAACACTATTTTGTTGACATGTAATTTGATCTATGAGAAAtgaagctaattgattgcacccaaatgtTCCCTTTTTAATTGACAGGATTCACGTGATATTCAATAACTATGGTAACCAACATAAGATTTGGACACAACTTCTTCCTCCCGTTGAGAACACAAGGAACCATTCAAATTGTAAAAAGCCACCCACGGACCCCTCCACATcaatcccacctcaacaaccagtatacagtatcagaaGCACAGATCATTTACCACTAACCTTAACTTGGCAATGTTATCATCGATCTCGATTCTGCCAAACATGTATCTTCTAAAATGTGGTTCGTGGTTTGAATTTGGAAAATGCTCAGTTACTCAAATAAATGATTTGCTCCATGAAGTAATCCTAAACTGTGTACGCTGCCATCTTGTCTATTTCAAATCCTCTCTCATTGATCGAGATGGATTACTTCATGGAGCAAAGCATTTATGTATTTTAATAACGGAGCATtttctacattttttaaaaacgaACCAAAGTTTTTTTTTGTCTGGTCACAGactgctgatgtgttgtgcactgaagtccacaagtgaatgggaaaggtgagaggaggagagcatgtagatagatgcgagaaggaattgtATATACAACGAGCTGTTTGTATGTGTCTGGTATGAAAGTGAATAGtttttgcgtgtgatcagggttGTATTCATTGCGCCAATTCTGTTGAActaaacagggataaacatacccACATTTGTCTTATAGAAATTCTCGTTTACAATTGTTGGAATAATAATTACactctagatcagctagatgcaggcaagagtggggcggtattgaatgtgtcactgtctgtcaccttgattactcagaattctctcgacctgtgcacctaccttgtaaattcataggctaggttataccaacctcatgatgggtacagggaaaatgttagtatcatgtagtggcctaaacctattgatgttacattgaactgggtgaatggaatatgaatgagtcatccaatatggtgtaatagaaataaggccatgctcaaaTCAAATAATCATCCTCCCTCGTCTTTAAACGGCACCAACCGCCACTGATATAAACCCTGTATCAGTGGTTAGGGGAAACTTCCTGCTCTGAGAATAGGGTAGGGTATACTGGAGTGATGCATTTTGATGTGTGCTAAATTAGGCCAAATTGATCAAACAATGTCACTTTTGTCCACTAGAAAATGtgacgttgtgaacagagggttGTCAGGCTACAACTCCAGGTGGGCAAAGATTGTCTTGCCTCGCCTCATCTCCAAGGACAGTGCTTCAAGCAACCACATAGCTGCTGTCACGGTCTTCTTTGGTGCCAACGACTGTGCTTTAGAAGGTACTGAAAGTGCAACCTGTTACTCTCTAGCCAAGTGCTGGGCGGGCACAAAACCCTGCACACCCTTTGTGTTCCTTAGAAGCAGGATTGACAAACACTGCTCTTGCCAATTTATTAGGAGATCTGATGTTGTCTCATTCTTTCTTTAGATAAGAACCCACAGCAGCACATCCCATTGCAGGAGTACTCCGAGAACCTGAAGGACATTGTCAAACACCTGGGGTCTGTGGGTGTGTCTGCAGACAAGGTCATCTTCATCACTCCTCCACCTCTGCATGAGCCAGCCTGGGAGAAGGAGTGTGTCCTGAAAGGTTAAAGAACACACACCCACCAGATACACTGAAGACAAGTCCTAATTCTTGCTCCTGAGCAATCCCATAACATTGGCCTGATGGCCTCAAACTGATTATTGCATTTTGAGGACTTGAATGCTGTAGTGTTTGTGGTGCTGTAGTTCTATTTGGCCTATATATGTCTGTTCTCTCCCTACAGGTAGTGCTCTGAACCGTCTCAACTCTGTGGCTGGCCAGTATGCCCAGGCCTGTGTGCAGGCTGCCGGTCAGTGTGGGGCAGACGTGCTGGACCTCTGGACTCTCATGCAGAaagatggacaggtgagacaaCCAATGGAATACTTGTCATTTTGATGTTACCGTTGCACAGCTTTTTGGACAACGCACCATTGCAAGGTAATTCTCTATCGAGCCCAACATCAGCAAGCTTATACGGTGAACCTCGGCGGGAACATTTGCCTTTTGGAAAGTGCATTGCTGACAAGGCACTATCGGATTGAACCCCGGCCCTACTCTAGTCATGTAACACTAATTTAGGGATTTTTGGTAGTAGCCATGTAACTTTGTCAACATGTCAGTAATTGAAAACAATTCTCTTTCCCGCAGGACTTCACAGGCTACCTCTCAGACGGGCTCCATCTCTCTGAGAAGGGGAACCAGTTTGTGTCACAGCATCTGTGGACGCTGTTGAAGAGCAGGGTGGAGGAGTTGCCCTTCATCCTGCCTTACTGGGGCGACGTAGACCCTAAACAGCCAGAGAGCGGTCTACTGTGCGACTGATGGCCCTCAGGCTGAGTGAGAGGGGAAGGGTAGAGATGGGGCCTCAGGTCCACCCTTCCACACAGTTATGTCCACTGGTCGGCTACGGTAATGGGATGACAAAGGGGTTGGAATCAGTCCTCGTTCCATACGACTGAAATATATAAAACCACGATATGACATGTTTTTAAATGTTCTTTTTAAATTTCCTGAGGTCTGTGTTGAAACACATTATTTTTTAGAATGTGTGTGTTCACTGTAAGCAAGAAGCCAGTTTCAAGTGGGCATACACATTTTATTCATCCAGGTCATTGAGTACACCCTGCACATGAAACAGGACAGTCAGAAGACATATGGAGTCGAGTTTCCCCTCGCATCTCAGAGCTAATACTATGATGTAGGCTTATACTCACGATATCTGTGGACAATAGGCTATTATAACAAAGCTGCAGAATGCCCTTGGCCCACAAGCAAACATTTCAACATATACGCAAGTACTCATCACCTAATATACAGGAAATGGTGAAAAGATTCTACAAGCTGATAGGTATTCATTCATCATTGGCACAAGAATATTCCAAAGAAGGGCTTACGGAGTTTAGAAATAGCAGTTCCCATTAGTAAGCACAATTTT
Protein-coding sequences here:
- the iah1 gene encoding isoamyl acetate-hydrolyzing esterase 1 homolog isoform X1, with protein sequence MSKIKNIIWPQVILFGDSITQFSFQPNGWGSEIANQLARLLMCCALKSTSEWERKCDVVNRGLSGYNSRWAKIVLPRLISKDSASSNHIAAVTVFFGANDCALEDKNPQQHIPLQEYSENLKDIVKHLGSVGVSADKVIFITPPPLHEPAWEKECVLKGSALNRLNSVAGQYAQACVQAAGQCGADVLDLWTLMQKDGQDFTGYLSDGLHLSEKGNQFVSQHLWTLLKSRVEELPFILPYWGDVDPKQPESGLLCD
- the iah1 gene encoding isoamyl acetate-hydrolyzing esterase 1 homolog isoform X2, with amino-acid sequence MSKIKNIIWPQVILFGDSITQFSFQPNGWGSEIANQLARKCDVVNRGLSGYNSRWAKIVLPRLISKDSASSNHIAAVTVFFGANDCALEDKNPQQHIPLQEYSENLKDIVKHLGSVGVSADKVIFITPPPLHEPAWEKECVLKGSALNRLNSVAGQYAQACVQAAGQCGADVLDLWTLMQKDGQDFTGYLSDGLHLSEKGNQFVSQHLWTLLKSRVEELPFILPYWGDVDPKQPESGLLCD
- the iah1 gene encoding isoamyl acetate-hydrolyzing esterase 1 homolog isoform X3; this translates as MCCALKSTSEWERKCDVVNRGLSGYNSRWAKIVLPRLISKDSASSNHIAAVTVFFGANDCALEDKNPQQHIPLQEYSENLKDIVKHLGSVGVSADKVIFITPPPLHEPAWEKECVLKGSALNRLNSVAGQYAQACVQAAGQCGADVLDLWTLMQKDGQDFTGYLSDGLHLSEKGNQFVSQHLWTLLKSRVEELPFILPYWGDVDPKQPESGLLCD